A genomic window from Nerophis ophidion isolate RoL-2023_Sa linkage group LG22, RoL_Noph_v1.0, whole genome shotgun sequence includes:
- the ebna1bp2 gene encoding probable rRNA-processing protein EBP2, with translation MVIASETMELIDEDEMLGAESEDENSELSDSELQEAFAKGLLKPGMNLVVDKSKKCANNVEGLKLCLGELKRDLPWVERLDRTNPPVDDIFAKTGGKIPNVSNGDVDAEDDFQREMFFYRQAQATVLAALPLLKKHNISTKRPNDYFAEMAKSDQQMQKIRKKLLAKQAVLEKSEKAKKIREQRKFGKKVQIQVIQKRQKEKKAMMSAVKKYQKGMIDKLDFLEGDKTATKDTPKSSNKAMNQKGANAKRKYKEQKFGFGGKKSGKKWNTKESCNDVSAFRGKVAHGKGAKGGKKGKGGKQNKRPGKSVRKKMKSRS, from the exons ATGGTTATTGCAAGTGAAACCATGGAACTAATAGATGAGGACGAGATGCTTGGCGCGGAATCGGAAGACGAAAACAGCGAATTATCCGACAGTGAG CTCCAAGAAGCTTTTGCAAAAGGCTTGTTGAAACCTGGAATGAACTTGGTGGTGGACAAATCCAAAAAGTGTGCCAATAATGTG GAGGGTTTGAAACTGTGCTTGGGAGAATTGAAGAGAGACCTTCCCTGGGTAGAGAGATTGGACCGTACCAACCCACCAGTTGATGATATCTTTGCGAAGACTGGAGGTAAAATACCAAATGTCAGCAATGGAGACGTCGATGCAGAGGATGATTTCCAGAGGGAAATGTTCTT CTACCGTCAAGCTCAAGCAACAGTTCTTGCTGCATTGCCCCTCCTGAAGAAGCACAACATTTCCACCAAGAGGCCCAACGACTACTTTGCTGAGATGGCCAAGTCCGATCAGCAAATGCAGAAG ATCAGGAAAAAGCTGCTTGCTAAGCAGGCGGTGCTGGAGAAGTCAGAGAAGGCCAAGAAGATCCGCGAACAAAGGAAGTTTGGCAAAAAG GTCCAAATACAAGTGATCCAAAAGAGACAGAAGGAGAAAAAGGCAATGATGTCTGCTGTTAAGAAATACCAGAAAG GAATGATTGACAAGTTGGATTTCTTGGAAGGAGACAAGACAGCAACAAAAGACACTCCTAAGAGCTCCAACAAAGCAATGAACCAGAAAGG AGCCAATGCCAAGAGGAAATATAAGGAGCAGAAATTTGGCTTTGGAGGCAAGAAGAGCGGAAAGAAGTGGAACACCAAAGAAAGTTGCAATGATGTTTCTGCTTTCCGTGGCAAGGTGGCTCATGGAAAGGGGGCCAAAGGAGGGAAGAAAGGAAAGGGAGGGAAACAAAAT AAACGTCCAGGCAAGTCTGTACGCAAGAAGATGAAGTCTCGCTCATGA
- the cfap144 gene encoding protein FAM183A codes for MATKEKDLVHQNAIHVEMIRKEQRQQRLHTEFSINPHGRLHIIPDKPMSRKPKEVISENSDFIEAFHKARQEPTKKYSIPLTESQEIGWVSKPLIPTNRNDDRLNFYRRSSDISKHQESILRSSK; via the exons ATGGCAACAAAGGAGAAGGATTTGGTCCATCAGAATGCAATTCACGTCGAGATGATCCGGAAAGAGCAAAGACAGCAAAGACTTCACACGGAGTTTAGCATCAACCCACACGGGAGAT TGCACATCATACCAGACAAACCCATGTCCAGGAAACCAAAAGAAGTGATTTCAGAGAACT CGGACTTCATTGAGGCCTTCCACAAAGCCCGCCAAGAGCCCACTAAGAAATATTCAATCCCACTGACTGAGAGTCAGGAGATTGGATGGGTGTCCAAACCCCTG ATTCCAACCAATCGCAATGACGACAGATTGAATTTCTACCGCCGCAGCTCAGACATCAGCAAGCACCAAGAGTCTATCCTGCGCTCTTCAAAATAA